From a single Bacteroidia bacterium genomic region:
- a CDS encoding beta-ketoacyl-ACP synthase III, which translates to MTHAKIAGIGYYVPENVVTNHDLSQRFDTSDEWIQERSGIVQRRYFTPGEDTVANMGTRAARMAIERAGLQPEDIDFIIFATLNPDYMFPGSGVLVQRELGLNTKGTPALDIRCQCSGFIYGLSIADQFIKTGMYKNVLMIGSEIHSSGLDFSNEGRDVTVLFGDGAGAVVLQATEEEGKGILTTHLHADGEHAERLAVLTPSGHQPRHITHEMIDSRAIYPVMNGKYVFKFAVEKFPEVIMEALSKTGYTPQDIDMFIPHQANLRIAEAVRRTLGLPEEKVHNNIQKYGNTTAASIPIALNEAWELGKIKEGDLVCLAAFGSGFTWASALIRW; encoded by the coding sequence ATGACACACGCAAAAATTGCCGGAATCGGCTACTACGTACCTGAAAATGTGGTGACCAACCACGACCTCTCCCAGCGATTTGATACTTCTGATGAATGGATTCAGGAGCGTTCGGGAATTGTGCAGAGAAGGTATTTTACTCCGGGAGAAGATACCGTCGCAAATATGGGAACCCGCGCGGCACGAATGGCGATCGAAAGAGCCGGGCTACAGCCGGAAGATATAGATTTTATCATTTTTGCCACACTCAACCCTGACTACATGTTTCCCGGTTCAGGTGTACTGGTGCAGCGGGAACTTGGTTTAAATACCAAAGGTACTCCGGCGCTTGACATCAGGTGCCAGTGTTCGGGATTTATTTACGGGCTTTCCATTGCAGACCAGTTTATCAAAACCGGGATGTACAAAAATGTGCTGATGATCGGTAGCGAAATCCATTCTTCCGGGCTGGATTTTTCTAATGAAGGACGAGACGTAACCGTGCTGTTTGGGGATGGCGCCGGAGCCGTGGTGCTTCAGGCAACAGAAGAAGAAGGAAAGGGGATTCTTACCACTCATCTTCACGCCGACGGCGAACATGCCGAGCGTCTGGCTGTGCTCACACCTTCTGGCCACCAGCCCCGGCATATCACCCACGAAATGATCGACAGCCGTGCGATCTATCCTGTAATGAATGGCAAATATGTCTTCAAGTTTGCCGTAGAAAAGTTTCCGGAGGTGATTATGGAGGCACTAAGTAAAACCGGATATACCCCGCAAGATATCGATATGTTTATCCCACACCAGGCAAATCTTCGCATAGCAGAAGCGGTAAGACGCACCCTGGGGCTTCCTGAAGAAAAAGTCCACAACAATATCCAGAAGTATGGCAATACTACTGCGGCTTCTATTCCCATCGCGCTGAATGAAGCGTGGGAACTCGGCAAAATAAAAGAAGGCGACCTGGTATGCCTGGCCGCCTTCGGAAGTGGTTTTACCTGGGCTTCTGCCCTGATTCGCTGGTAG
- a CDS encoding T9SS type A sorting domain-containing protein, with protein sequence MKESWHNLQKVIAFSGIFLFFLADLSANDCSTAIGLTVVTPAAPYSCATPVVGTFATACSNLFNYTPAGCTNQATCSQDLWFQYDPNDINNPTDQYNVDFELSFNFAANAEVRYYLLYAESKDSGNGDPCAWINTNSQAFTLRYSGCWAVTTGGFNVTLNARGMDGSGTYYLLLERVTGTGGTVSICTQLVSTCNPPANDRASSPTTMTSGNGIDSNSAAGGSGSWTDAISGTTICATKQRMQNECGGPNTEDHFIDNDVTCFTDGSIGDIFLAGTGARIFRCTGLNESLDNSVFFQFDPPVTPQNDDWYLHIGNMDCPDAGPDSLTVMVSDVFDPTDAKNTAILLDNSLNYTCGNIGQQNNFPSADGVFGPLTLNNGTTYTIIIDGIKGAGCTFDMILTRSIINPVLPVAFSYFQGFGEGINNILVWETKAGTSKYFVVERSRDGREFLAIGDVFVSSSNAYRFVDEAAPQGLSYYRLQAVDIDGNHFASEIVQVDRASLAFNLHDLSPMPFNEQLEIRFSVKTESIVSLEITDITGKLLLSENRLFPPGTSVWTTATRTLPAGVFILRLKEGKESIIRKVIKQ encoded by the coding sequence ATGAAAGAAAGTTGGCATAACTTGCAAAAAGTAATCGCTTTTTCAGGCATATTTTTGTTCTTCCTCGCTGATCTCAGCGCGAATGACTGTTCTACAGCGATTGGTCTTACCGTAGTGACGCCTGCGGCTCCTTACAGTTGCGCTACCCCGGTAGTCGGGACATTCGCGACAGCCTGCTCCAATTTGTTCAACTATACTCCTGCAGGCTGTACCAACCAGGCTACCTGCTCTCAGGACCTCTGGTTTCAGTACGATCCCAATGATATCAACAACCCCACAGACCAGTATAATGTGGATTTTGAGCTGAGTTTTAATTTTGCAGCAAATGCAGAGGTTCGTTACTATTTGCTGTACGCTGAGTCCAAAGACAGCGGAAACGGCGATCCCTGTGCATGGATTAATACCAATTCGCAGGCATTCACACTTCGCTATTCGGGCTGTTGGGCCGTGACTACCGGTGGGTTTAACGTTACGCTCAACGCGCGCGGCATGGATGGATCCGGAACCTACTACCTTCTGCTTGAAAGGGTTACCGGAACAGGTGGTACAGTCTCCATTTGTACCCAGCTCGTTTCAACCTGCAATCCACCCGCAAATGACCGCGCCTCCAGCCCGACAACCATGACTTCCGGCAACGGTATCGATTCAAACTCTGCTGCGGGAGGGTCGGGAAGCTGGACCGATGCCATCAGTGGTACGACCATTTGTGCAACCAAACAAAGAATGCAAAATGAATGTGGCGGACCCAATACAGAAGACCACTTTATCGATAATGATGTTACCTGCTTTACCGATGGTTCTATCGGAGATATCTTTTTGGCAGGTACAGGCGCAAGAATATTTCGCTGTACAGGCCTGAATGAATCGCTCGACAATAGCGTATTTTTCCAGTTTGACCCTCCGGTTACTCCTCAAAATGATGACTGGTATCTGCATATTGGCAATATGGATTGTCCTGATGCGGGGCCTGATTCCCTTACGGTGATGGTATCCGATGTGTTTGATCCGACAGATGCAAAAAATACGGCGATTTTATTGGACAATTCGCTGAATTATACCTGTGGCAATATTGGGCAGCAGAATAATTTTCCTTCGGCAGATGGGGTTTTTGGGCCACTGACCCTGAATAATGGGACTACTTATACCATCATTATCGACGGTATCAAGGGCGCAGGTTGTACATTTGATATGATTCTTACACGAAGCATTATCAATCCTGTGTTACCCGTAGCGTTTAGCTATTTCCAGGGATTTGGTGAAGGAATCAACAATATACTTGTCTGGGAGACAAAGGCCGGAACGAGTAAATATTTTGTAGTGGAAAGAAGCCGGGATGGCAGGGAGTTTTTGGCGATTGGAGATGTCTTCGTTTCATCATCCAACGCCTACCGGTTTGTGGACGAAGCCGCACCGCAGGGGCTTTCCTATTACCGCCTTCAGGCAGTGGATATAGATGGAAATCACTTTGCATCAGAAATTGTACAGGTTGACAGGGCTTCGCTGGCGTTCAATTTACATGACCTGAGTCCTATGCCTTTTAATGAACAATTGGAAATACGGTTTAGTGTAAAAACAGAATCAATAGTTTCTCTGGAAATTACCGATATTACTGGTAAATTACTCCTCAGTGAAAACCGTTTATTTCCCCCTGGAACATCTGTTTGGACTACCGCTACCCGCACATTACCTGCCGGTGTGTTTATCCTTAGGTTGAAGGAAGGGAAGGAAAGTATAATCAGAAAAGTGATTAAGCAATGA